The DNA segment ATTTCAAGTTTGGCAGGTGGCGTAGCACTAGGGAGTGCAGGAGTTATTATGATGAGTGTATTAAGTGGTTGTGGAACACAACAACAAGAGCAACAAAACCGCTTCTTAGTTATAGAACAACAAGCAAATGGTAAGTACATAGTAACTGAAGAGATGCCGACTGAGGGGCCAAATAGAGCTATCATTCGTGAAAAAGATGCCCATGGAAATACCATTGAACGTTTTATGAATGAAGAGGAGATGAAAGCGCTAGCCGAGCAAGAGTACCAAAAAGTTCAAGATGGAACTTCTGAGACTGTGCAAAGTGGAGATAGCAGTGCTGGAATGGGCTTAGCTGGAACAATTTTAGCAGTTGCAGCTGGTTCACTTTTGGGAAATATGATAGGCAACGCTCTTATGAATAACAAAAATTTTGCAAAAAATTCAGCAAGCACAAATAAAAGTGCTTATAGTCGTTCAGCAGCTTCAAAAGCATCTAAGAGTTCGTCTTCAAAAAGGAGTTTTTTTGGTGGAAGTAACTCTAGGACTGCGTCGAAAAGTAGCAGGAGCTATGGCGGATGATAAGTCTAAAAAATATAGATAGTTTGAGTGATGATAACTTAGAAGAGTTGGGTTTTTCGTGGCACACTGATAGCGATACAACGAAATACATAAACAACCAACTTGTAAATGTAACCCAAGATGAAGCTGAGGCTTATTATGAGGCAGGAAATGAGATATATGACATGTTTGTTGAGGCAGCAGAGTATGTGATAGAAAATGATCTTTTTTTTGAGCTTGGCATCCCATTTAATCTAATTGAGATGATAAAAAAAAGTTGGGAAAATGATGTTCATTGGCATATATATGGTCGTTTTGATCTAGCCGGTGGACTTGATGGTGAACCTATAAAACTTATAGAGTTTAATGCCGACACTCCAACTGCACTCTTTGAGACCGCCCTGCTTCAATGGGCTTTGTTAAAAGAAAACAGTATGAATGAAGATAAGCAGTTTAACAATGTTTATGATGCTATAAAAGAGAACTTTAAAAGACTCATAACTCTAGATGAAGATACAGAACTTTTTAATGAGAGATATGATGGTTGGAAGATACTCTTCTCAAGCGTAGAGGGAGATAATGAGGAAGAAGCTACAACAAGACTACTTCAGCAGATGGCAACTGATGCGGGGTTTAATACAAGTTTTGAGTATTTAAACAATGTTAGGTTTGATGAAGAGGGTGTCTTTGATGCAGATGAAAACCAATATGAATATTGGTTTAAACTCTATCCTTGGGAAGATATCGGTAGTAGCGAGCCAGAACTTGCCACTACACTAAACTCTATCATGCAAAACCAAAAGGCCATCATCTTAAATCCCGCATATACACTTTTGTTCCAGTCAAAGGGAATAATGAAGATTATGTATGACCTATTTGTTGATAGTCCTTACTTACTTCAAACATCGTTTGAGCCACTAGATGGAGTTAAACAAGTTGAAAAAACTGTCTTTGGCAGAGAGGGAGCTAACACTAAAATCATAGATGCTAATGGTAAAGTGCTAGAGCAAACTGATGGAGAGTACGGTAACTATAAAAAAGTCTATCAAGAGTATGTTGAGTTTAACAAAGACTCAGATGGAGCAAAATATCAAGCAGGTCTCTTTTTTGCATATGAATCCTGCGGGCTTAGCTTTAGAAAAGGCTCAGAAATTCTGAACAATATGAGTAAATTTGTAGGACATGTTATAAAGTGAGGATAAGTCTCCTCACTTAAGAGTTGTTATAATAACTACTTTTTACACTTACTTGCAGTGAGATTTTTTCTATTTTTCTCTATAGTTTTCTCGCCAATTCCCTTAACCTCTATAAGTTCATCAACATTTTTAAAACACTTTGTTTTTCTATGTTTTACAATCATCTCAGCTTTGCTAGCACCAATGCCTTTTAAAGTAGTTAACTCATCTTTGTTTGCTATATTAATATCTACCGCAGCAAACAACATACTAAACCCCAAAATAACCATAGCCAAAATTTTCATTTTAACCCCTTTTTTTTGATGTTATTTAGTATATTGTAATGTTTTATCTATACAAAATATGATTGTAAATATTTAATATCATTGCAATAATATTACAATTTGTTACATTAAATTTAATCAACAACTATTTTTGGTGTTAGTAGATTATAAAAAAGTATAAATAACAAGATAAACATTGCAAGAATTATCGTATCATCTCTTACTTTAAATCCTAGCCCTATACTACTAAATACAATCTGTAAAAGTATTATAATTTTTGT comes from the Sulfurimonas hongkongensis genome and includes:
- a CDS encoding ComEA family DNA-binding protein, coding for MKILAMVILGFSMLFAAVDINIANKDELTTLKGIGASKAEMIVKHRKTKCFKNVDELIEVKGIGEKTIEKNRKNLTASKCKK
- a CDS encoding glutathionylspermidine synthase family protein: MISLKNIDSLSDDNLEELGFSWHTDSDTTKYINNQLVNVTQDEAEAYYEAGNEIYDMFVEAAEYVIENDLFFELGIPFNLIEMIKKSWENDVHWHIYGRFDLAGGLDGEPIKLIEFNADTPTALFETALLQWALLKENSMNEDKQFNNVYDAIKENFKRLITLDEDTELFNERYDGWKILFSSVEGDNEEEATTRLLQQMATDAGFNTSFEYLNNVRFDEEGVFDADENQYEYWFKLYPWEDIGSSEPELATTLNSIMQNQKAIILNPAYTLLFQSKGIMKIMYDLFVDSPYLLQTSFEPLDGVKQVEKTVFGREGANTKIIDANGKVLEQTDGEYGNYKKVYQEYVEFNKDSDGAKYQAGLFFAYESCGLSFRKGSEILNNMSKFVGHVIK